One window of Bacteroides sp. AN502(2024) genomic DNA carries:
- a CDS encoding carboxypeptidase-like regulatory domain-containing protein, whose protein sequence is MKLSDYIRGLRKGKEAHRLERESMQDPFLADAMDGYSQVEGNHEQRIEKLRMQVVAHSARKKNTRAITWSIAACLVIGFGISSYFLFLKKSMTEEVFIAKESASTKLAEPAAPAVPVTPTTPATPVVPVTPVVPVTPTTPATSTAPQREIVLATTKVKADTTPISEAPTPISEAPTPFSEIATRQADKKEMIAKSQTTSQPQGVPVAAVPAILPPNDMIKGRVTDKKGEPLIGASVTYKGTNIGTVTNVNGEFSLPPKEGTKRLTAQYIGYDPVEIRVDTSRMMLIAMNENRQTLDEVVVVGYEAKKKKKSTTLENAVTVKEQVEKESTPQPVIGKRNYQKYLKKNLIRPTDNNCKDIKGEVVLSFFVNEEGKPQYITIIHGLCESADKEAIRLVKEGPKWTSGKLPARVTVRF, encoded by the coding sequence ATGAAACTATCGGACTACATACGAGGACTCCGCAAAGGAAAAGAGGCACACCGACTGGAACGAGAGTCGATGCAGGATCCTTTCTTGGCCGATGCTATGGATGGTTACAGCCAGGTGGAGGGAAATCACGAACAACGGATCGAGAAACTGCGAATGCAGGTTGTAGCTCATTCGGCAAGGAAAAAGAATACCCGTGCCATCACCTGGAGCATAGCTGCCTGCCTGGTTATCGGATTCGGTATCAGCAGTTATTTCCTGTTCCTGAAAAAGAGTATGACGGAGGAAGTGTTCATCGCCAAGGAAAGTGCTTCCACCAAGTTGGCTGAACCCGCAGCTCCGGCAGTTCCGGTGACTCCGACAACTCCTGCAACTCCGGTAGTTCCTGTGACTCCAGTAGTTCCTGTGACTCCGACAACTCCTGCAACTTCCACAGCTCCGCAAAGGGAAATCGTATTGGCTACCACAAAAGTAAAAGCGGATACCACACCGATTTCCGAAGCTCCCACGCCGATCTCAGAAGCTCCCACGCCGTTCTCCGAAATTGCTACGAGACAAGCGGATAAGAAAGAAATGATTGCCAAAAGCCAAACGACTTCCCAGCCACAAGGGGTGCCTGTAGCAGCTGTACCGGCTATCCTTCCTCCCAATGACATGATTAAAGGGAGAGTGACCGATAAAAAAGGAGAGCCGCTGATCGGAGCCAGTGTGACATATAAAGGGACGAATATCGGAACCGTCACAAATGTGAACGGAGAATTTTCATTACCTCCCAAGGAAGGAACAAAGCGGTTGACAGCGCAGTATATCGGATATGATCCGGTAGAAATCCGAGTAGATACCAGCCGGATGATGCTCATTGCCATGAACGAAAACAGACAGACGCTCGACGAAGTGGTGGTAGTGGGGTACGAAGCTAAAAAGAAGAAGAAGTCAACCACTCTCGAAAATGCTGTGACGGTTAAGGAGCAAGTAGAGAAAGAGAGCACTCCGCAACCTGTCATCGGTAAACGAAACTATCAGAAGTACCTGAAAAAGAACCTCATTCGTCCAACAGATAATAACTGTAAGGATATCAAGGGAGAGGTAGTCCTTTCTTTCTTTGTCAATGAAGAAGGAAAGCCACAATATATCACGATTATTCATGGATTGTGCGAATCCGCTGACAAAGAAGCAATCCGGCTCGTTAAAGAAGGACCTAAGTGGACAAGTGGAAAACTCCCTGCACGAGTAACCGTACGATTCTGA
- a CDS encoding RNA polymerase sigma factor, translated as MLLFKRNISKLSDEELLIHYMKSGDTEYFGELYNRYIPLLYGLCLKYLHDEERAQEAVMQLFEDLLPKLGNYEIKVFKPWLYRVAKNHCLQLLRKENKEIPLDYTVNIVESDEFLHLLSEEDSSEEQLKALHHCLEKLPEEQRTSITRFFLEEMSYADIVEQTGFTLNNVKSYIQNGKRNLKICIKKQAL; from the coding sequence ATGTTGCTTTTCAAAAGAAACATATCAAAACTATCGGACGAAGAATTACTGATACATTATATGAAGTCCGGCGATACGGAATATTTCGGTGAACTATATAACCGATATATCCCGTTACTGTACGGACTTTGCCTGAAATACCTGCATGATGAGGAGCGGGCACAGGAAGCAGTCATGCAGTTGTTTGAAGATTTATTGCCTAAACTGGGGAATTACGAGATAAAAGTTTTCAAGCCATGGCTCTACCGGGTGGCGAAGAATCATTGCCTGCAACTTTTAAGGAAGGAAAATAAAGAAATTCCATTGGATTATACGGTTAATATTGTGGAATCTGACGAATTTCTGCATCTATTAAGTGAAGAGGATAGTTCGGAGGAACAACTAAAGGCATTGCATCACTGTCTCGAAAAGTTGCCCGAAGAACAACGGACCAGTATTACGCGTTTCTTCCTGGAAGAGATGTCGTATGCCGACATTGTGGAACAGACCGGATTCACTCTGAACAATGTGAAAAGCTATATCCAGAACGGAAAGCGAAATTTAAAAATTTGTATCAAGAAACAAGCCCTATGA